From the genome of Acidimicrobiales bacterium:
TTGACTCTCTCGGTGCCGACCGTCCCAACCCGGTCGGCGTCGGCGATGCTGCACGCGTCACACAGACCGCGGAACACGACCTCGGCGTCCCCTACGGTGAAGCCTTGCTCCTGACCGGCGGGGACCTGCAACCCGGGGAACTCGGCGAAGAGATCCCTCACCGCGCCGCACCCCGTGCACACCAGGTGGTGATGCGGGCCCCGGTCCGGGTCGAACCGCACCGAGCCCGTCCCGAGGTCGAGGAGGT
Proteins encoded in this window:
- a CDS encoding Fur family transcriptional regulator encodes the protein MRSPEELTTLFRDRGWKVTPQRQCIFRILHDNPTHPTADAVYAVARGEMPTISLRTVYQTLNDLAAIGEVNLLDLGTGSVRFDPDRGPHHHLVCTGCGAVRDLFAEFPGLQVPAGQEQGFTVGDAEVVFRGLCDACSIADADRVGTVGTERV